A genomic window from Montipora capricornis isolate CH-2021 chromosome 8, ASM3666992v2, whole genome shotgun sequence includes:
- the LOC138060277 gene encoding NAD-dependent protein deacetylase sirtuin-7-like, translating to MASVDFREKRKLAQKAEILVKFEAKERYNNIRQILKKDPSLRNEEELKLMANSKEIVQEIEKRVQRQELVKRRVEEVLDPPEMLDGKANGLVEAILKAKCLVIYTGAGVSTAASIPDYRGPDGVWTRLSRGEKLGSYNLTDADPTLTHMSITKLYQEGLVKHVVSQNCDGLHVRSGLPPQALSEVHGNMFVEVCTECEENDEVYYRLFDVTENTCLRRHLTNRFCHKCGSQLRDSIVHFGEKGNLRWPLNWEGALETAKVADCILCLGSSLKVLKTYRALWGMNRVKTRRPNLFIVNLQWTPKDDLAVLKISGRCDDVMKRVMDKLGLTIPKYNRSKDPLFTLATRLRPHELDTFSTKYLNASESRCLMDKSCKTECKDSDDHTSGINEERYDYNLSSQSSERPGWFGKGYSKNRKSRKRRRVR from the exons ATGGCCTCTGTGGATTTTCGTGAGAAAAGGAAGTTAGCACAAAAAGcagaaattctggtaaaatttGAGGCAAAGGAACGTTACAACAACATAagacagattttaaaaaaagatccCTCGCTGAGAAATGAGGAAGAACTAAAGCTGATGGCCAATTCGAAAGAAATAGTTCAGGAAATTGAGAAAAGGGTACAGCGACAGGAACTAGTGAAACGACGAGTGGAAGAG GTTCTAGATCCCCCTGAGATGTTAGACGGGAAAGCCAACGGACTGGTTGAAGCGATACTCAAAGCCAAATGTTTGGTGATTTACACAGGCGCTGGTGTTAGTACG GCTGCTTCTATTCCTGATTATAG AGGTCCTGACGGTGTCTGGACTCGCTTGTCGAGAGGAGAGAAGTTAGG ATCATACAATTTGACAGATGCTGATCCAACGTTAACTCATATGAGTATTACTAAACTCTATCAGGAGGGACTG GTTAAACATGTGGTTTCACAGAATTGTGATGGACTTCATGTAAGAAGTGGACTTCCACCTCAGGCGCTCTCAGAGGTCCATGGTAATATGTTTGTTGAG GTATGCACAGAATGTGAAGAAAATGATGAGGTGTACTATCGTCTATTTGATGTGACAGAGAACACCTGTCTAAGGAGACATTTAACAAATCGATTTTGCCATAAATGTGGTTCTCAACTGCGAGACAGCATAGTTCATTTTGGAGAGAAAGGAAATCTAAGATGGCCATTAAACTGGGAAGGAGCCCTGGAAACTGCTAAAGTGGCTGATTGTATACTGTGTTTAGGATCCAGTTTAAAG GTGTTAAAGACCTATCGTGCTTTATGGGGAATGAATAGAGTTAAGACGAGGAGACCGAATCTGTTCATAGTCAATCTTCAG TGGACTCCTAAAGATGATCTCGCAGTATTAAAAATTAGTG GTCGATGCGATGACGTGATGAAAAGGGTTATGGATAAGCTAGGATTAACTATTCCAAAATACAACCG GAGCAAAGACCCACTTTTTACCCTGGCAACACGTCTGAGGCCTCATGAATTGGATACTTTTAGCACCAAATACCTAAACGCATCTGAATCTCGATGTTTGATGGACAAGTCATGTAAGACTGAATGTAAGGACAGTGATGATCACACTAGCGGAATCAACGAAGAAAGATATGATTACAATTTATCTTCGCAAAGTTCAGAACGGCCTGGTTGGTTTGGCAAAGGTTACTCGAAGAATAGGAAATCGAGAAAAAGACGAAGAGTGCGATGA
- the LOC138013961 gene encoding uncharacterized protein, which produces MLNAGIVSSILSLLTPEKHLVDVAGEVAWVLSYFTAKPDCVPVFVSSGIITILDPFLNSLAQQSPHNSQVAICVCNVSYHAPSYLSTVLELCVMDAFVNILMSPDQDTIVTGLPFVEMALRSVPASKEMFEIAKGVACLEALEYSCNGTVSQYANELIDTYFIQEESDGERVSDGDEGNNYARL; this is translated from the exons ATGCTGAATGCCGGAATAGTGTCTTCTATTCTCAGCTTACTCACCCCAGAAAAACACCTGGTAGATGTTGCTGGAGAAGTTGCTTGGGTGCTTTCATACTTCACAGCGAAGCCTGACTGTGTTCCAGTATTTGTCTCAAGTGGCATCATTACCATTCTTGATCCTTTTTTGAATTCCCTTGCTCAGCAATCACCCCATAACAGCCAA GTCGCTATTTGTGTGTGCAATGTTTCCTACCATGCACCAAGTTATCTAAGTACTGTTTTAGAGTTATGTGTCATGGATGCATTTGTCAACATTCTCATGTCACCTGACCAAGACACAATTGTCACTGGTCTTCCGTTTGTTGAGATGGCTCTAAGAAGTGTTCCAGCTTCCAAAGAAATGTTTGAGATTGCCAAGGGAGTGGCCTGTCTGGAGGCATTAGAGTACAGTTGTAATGGAACAGTGTCTCAgtatgcaaatgaattaattgacacTTACTTTATTCAAGAAGAGTCAGATGGGGAGAGAGTGAGTGATGGAGACGAAGGCAATAATTATGCCCGTCTTTGA
- the LOC138013963 gene encoding uncharacterized protein, with protein MEVFKPPGALVLEGNLSENWRRWVQRFDLYLTASGKIEENEKVQCAILLLTVGEEALEIYNTFLFATGEDPNKIAHLKKKFEDYFNPRKNTVFERYKFWECKQKDSESIDQFVTELKTRAKSCEFGDQQDSLIRDRIVFGVSVTRLKERLHRESSDLTLQKAAGLCRAAEASAKQLKELQTLEKVPVHAIKPRNKPTKPALATSKTSRQLQQFNCKNCGTKHYPRSCPAFGRHCHICKGKHHYANMCPQKNSRVHTVTPSLDGAIGRQCEVQPKNSLSEQSPV; from the coding sequence ATGGAAGTTTTCAAGCCTCCAGGAGCTCTAGTGCTTGAAGGAAATCTTTCCGAGAATTGGAGGAGATGGGTCCAACGCTTTGACCTTTACTTGACGGCGTCGGGAAAGAtcgaagaaaatgaaaaggtGCAGTGCGCCATTCTGCTGCTCACAGTCGGTGAAGAAGCGCTCGAAATATACAATACGTTCCTATTCGCAACTGGTGAAGATCCTAACAAGATTGCTCAcctaaagaaaaagtttgaaGATTATTTCAATCCGAGAAAGAACACTGTGTTCGAAAGATACAAGTTTTGGgaatgtaaacaaaaagacAGCGAATCTATCGATCAGTTTGTCACCGAATTGAAGACTCGTGCGAAGTCATGTGAATTTGGTGACCAGCAAGATAGCCTGATTCGAGATCGAATTGTATTTGGTGTAAGTGTCACTCGTCTTAAAGAGAGATTGCATCGTGAATCGTCTGATCTTACCCTTCAGAAAGCGGCGGGTCTTTGCAGAGCGGCAGAAGCTAGCGCTAAACAACTAAAGGAACTCCAGACATTGGAGAAGGTACCCGTTCACGCGATAAAACCAAGAAACAAACCAACTAAGCCAGCGCTCGCTACTAGCAAAACATCGCGCCAGCTGCAGCAATTTAACTGCAAGAATTGTGGAACAAAGCACTACCCGCGATCGTGTCCAGCGTTTGGAAGACACTGTCACATTTGCAAAGGGAAACATCACTACGCTAACATGTGCCCACAAAAGAATTCTCGAGTACACACTGTGACTCCGAGCCTAGACGGCGCCATTGGTCGACAGTGCGAAGTCCAACCGAAGAATTCTTTATCGGAACAGTCACCGGTGTGA